The following are encoded in a window of Paenibacillus polymyxa genomic DNA:
- the ligA gene encoding NAD-dependent DNA ligase LigA → MNPMHRMEQLVAELNTYNYHYYTLDEPKISDKEYDVLYDELVALEQTSGLVLPDSPTQRVGGELLKGFTPHRHLAPLWSLDKAQNMEQLRAWNARVVKLVNDYNTKNPEQPLPSPVYAIELKFDGLTLNLTYTDGQLVQASTRGNGVVGEGILAQVKTIKSVPLTIPFRNGTIEVQGEGIMNLSVLSKYNETAADPLKNARNAAAGALRNLNPKVTAERRLNAFFYNVGYADRIQFNSHQEMMTFLRENHFKVNPYLTYFDNFEDVMEQLIEIEESRAGLDYLIDGAVLKITDMRTREALGYTDKFPRWAVAYKFEAEETTTVLNSVEWNVGRTGKITPLARVEPVELAGVTVQNCTLNNAGDIERKNLKFALGARVFIRRSNDVIPEILGKVTSEHDGEEIVVPDHCPACGFPLQQRGAHLFCDNKLGCKPQIVARISHFASRDAMDIETFSDKTAIQLHDELEVREPADLYTLQYDDLVKLERFGEKKASNLLAALEKSKERDLASFLYGLGIPNTGKATTRMLAEHYRDLHKTMSATVEELIELPDVGGIVAESIVAFFADPFTQAGIEKMLSLGVKAQAPEAPQEKKTDSFFSGKTVVLTGTLHQLTRDEAASKLEALGAKVAGSVSKKTDLVIAGEKAGSKLAKAQQLGIDTIEDEDEFIRLLEQE, encoded by the coding sequence ATGAACCCAATGCACAGGATGGAGCAGCTTGTTGCTGAACTGAACACATATAACTATCATTACTACACACTGGATGAACCCAAGATCAGCGACAAAGAATATGATGTGCTTTATGACGAGCTGGTAGCGCTTGAACAGACGAGCGGCCTTGTGCTGCCGGATTCGCCGACACAGCGTGTGGGTGGGGAGTTACTCAAAGGGTTCACACCGCATCGCCACCTTGCCCCATTATGGAGCCTTGATAAAGCTCAGAATATGGAACAGCTGCGTGCATGGAACGCGCGTGTCGTGAAGCTGGTCAATGATTACAATACCAAGAACCCAGAGCAACCTTTGCCATCTCCAGTTTATGCGATAGAACTTAAATTTGATGGTCTAACGCTGAACCTGACGTATACTGATGGACAGCTGGTACAGGCTTCTACCCGCGGTAATGGTGTGGTGGGTGAGGGGATATTGGCGCAGGTAAAAACGATTAAATCCGTGCCACTTACAATTCCTTTTCGAAATGGAACTATTGAAGTTCAGGGAGAAGGGATAATGAATCTCTCTGTACTGTCCAAATATAATGAGACTGCCGCTGACCCTCTTAAAAACGCACGCAACGCTGCAGCTGGCGCTTTGCGTAACTTGAATCCCAAAGTGACAGCAGAACGGCGATTGAATGCATTTTTCTACAATGTGGGTTATGCAGACCGTATCCAGTTTAACAGCCACCAGGAAATGATGACTTTCCTGCGTGAAAATCATTTTAAGGTAAACCCTTACCTGACTTACTTTGATAATTTTGAAGATGTAATGGAGCAACTGATTGAGATTGAAGAATCTCGTGCCGGATTGGATTACCTCATTGATGGGGCAGTATTGAAAATTACAGATATGCGCACACGTGAGGCTCTCGGGTATACCGATAAATTCCCACGCTGGGCGGTGGCCTATAAGTTCGAAGCCGAGGAAACAACTACGGTGCTTAACTCGGTTGAGTGGAATGTAGGACGAACGGGTAAAATCACCCCACTTGCGAGGGTAGAGCCGGTAGAACTGGCGGGAGTCACTGTACAAAATTGTACACTGAACAATGCTGGTGACATCGAGCGCAAAAACCTGAAGTTTGCTTTGGGTGCACGTGTGTTTATCCGTCGCTCAAACGATGTCATTCCGGAGATATTAGGAAAGGTAACATCTGAGCACGACGGAGAGGAAATTGTCGTACCAGATCATTGTCCAGCCTGCGGGTTTCCGTTGCAGCAGCGAGGTGCCCATTTATTTTGCGACAATAAGCTGGGTTGTAAACCACAAATTGTAGCTCGTATTTCCCATTTTGCATCACGTGATGCTATGGATATTGAGACATTCAGTGACAAAACGGCCATACAGCTGCATGACGAACTGGAAGTGCGCGAGCCTGCGGATCTGTATACACTCCAATATGATGATCTTGTGAAGCTGGAGCGGTTTGGTGAGAAAAAGGCCAGTAACCTCTTGGCAGCACTTGAAAAGAGTAAAGAGAGAGATTTGGCTTCTTTCCTTTATGGTCTAGGTATACCAAATACCGGTAAAGCAACAACACGCATGTTGGCTGAACACTACCGTGATTTGCACAAGACGATGTCCGCTACGGTGGAAGAACTGATAGAACTACCGGATGTGGGCGGGATCGTAGCCGAAAGCATTGTTGCTTTCTTTGCAGATCCATTTACTCAGGCGGGAATTGAAAAGATGCTGTCTCTAGGGGTGAAAGCTCAGGCCCCTGAAGCTCCACAGGAGAAGAAGACAGACAGCTTTTTCAGTGGCAAAACGGTCGTGCTTACAGGTACCTTGCATCAGCTTACGCGTGACGAAGCTGCATCCAAGCTGGAGGCGCTGGGAGCCAAAGTTGCGGGGTCTGTATCGAAAAAGACGGATCTAGTCATAGCTGGTGAAAAGGCTGGGAGTAAGCTGGCTAAGGCCCAACAGCTCGGAATTGACACCATA
- the pcrA gene encoding DNA helicase PcrA translates to MQSIDIHEAVARLNPPQRQAVEAVDGPLLIMAGAGSGKTRVLTHRIAYLIATRKTAPWGILAITFTNKAAREMQDRVSKLIGPQGRDVWVSTFHSMCVRILRRDIERIGFTSNFSILDSTDQLSVIRSCMKDLNIDTKKFEPKAVQSMMSTAKNELVTPEMYERKIGDYFEGIVAKVYTKYQQRLKNNNSLDFDDLIMATIQLFKEVPEVLDFYQKKFQYIHVDEYQDTNRAQYMLCKMLADKHHRICVVGDSDQSIYRWRGADISNILNFEEDYPEARTILLEQNYRSTSNILNAANEVIGQNTGRKPKKLWTDKEGGAKIKVYRADSEHDEGYFIASEIHKNINAGKTYSHHAILYRTNAQSRVVEEILIKSDIPYQIVGGIKFYDRKEIKDLLAYLRLLSNPDDDISLIRIINVPKRSIGDTTVGKLQAAAAERGVSIFRVLQVVDDLGFAGRTRNALVEFYDMIEGLSRMVDYLSVTELTEKMLETTQYRLELQNENTLESRSRLENIDEFLSVTMEFEKGAEDKSLVSFLTDLALIADIDSMNDDEEEQSDAVVLMTMHSAKGLEFPIVFIVGMEEGVFPHSRAFLDNEELEEERRLAYVGITRAEEQLFLTCAQMRTLFGRTTANPPSRFLEEIPDELKEDTIIKRDRYRRSGNVGGSYGGRGLNKGSGSNFGGERSFDTMSRSGSSASASPRVTVTTSSSTKPTPAASAGGPSIFAAGDKVQHGKWGIGTIVAVKGTGNDMELQIAFPAPVGVKRLLAGFAPITKVE, encoded by the coding sequence ATGCAATCAATAGATATACACGAGGCGGTAGCTCGCCTTAATCCGCCTCAGCGTCAGGCTGTGGAGGCGGTAGATGGTCCGCTGCTGATTATGGCTGGCGCAGGCAGTGGTAAGACGCGGGTGCTTACACATCGAATAGCTTACCTCATTGCGACCCGCAAGACGGCTCCATGGGGCATTTTGGCGATTACCTTTACGAACAAGGCCGCGCGTGAGATGCAGGATCGCGTATCCAAGCTCATTGGCCCACAGGGAAGAGATGTGTGGGTATCCACCTTCCACTCGATGTGTGTGCGTATTTTACGTCGGGATATCGAGCGGATTGGATTCACCTCGAATTTCAGCATTTTGGATTCTACGGATCAATTGTCTGTCATTCGGAGTTGTATGAAGGATCTGAATATAGACACCAAAAAGTTTGAACCCAAAGCGGTTCAGTCTATGATGAGTACGGCTAAAAATGAACTGGTCACTCCCGAAATGTATGAACGCAAGATTGGCGATTATTTTGAGGGGATTGTGGCGAAGGTATATACCAAGTACCAACAACGACTTAAAAATAACAACTCTCTTGATTTTGATGATTTGATCATGGCGACGATTCAGCTTTTTAAAGAAGTACCTGAGGTACTGGATTTCTATCAGAAGAAATTTCAATACATTCATGTTGATGAATATCAAGATACGAACCGTGCGCAGTACATGCTGTGCAAAATGCTAGCCGACAAGCATCACCGGATTTGCGTAGTAGGTGACAGTGACCAATCCATCTATCGGTGGCGGGGTGCGGATATTAGCAACATTTTGAATTTTGAAGAGGACTACCCGGAAGCGCGCACCATTTTGCTGGAGCAGAACTACCGGTCCACCTCAAATATTCTCAATGCTGCCAACGAAGTTATTGGTCAAAATACAGGCCGCAAGCCGAAAAAACTATGGACTGACAAAGAAGGCGGCGCCAAGATTAAAGTTTACCGTGCTGACTCTGAGCATGATGAGGGCTACTTTATCGCCTCCGAAATTCATAAGAATATTAATGCGGGCAAAACATATAGCCATCATGCCATTTTGTACCGTACGAATGCTCAGTCTCGGGTTGTCGAGGAAATTTTGATTAAATCGGATATTCCTTACCAGATCGTGGGCGGTATCAAGTTCTATGATCGGAAGGAAATTAAGGATTTGCTGGCGTATCTTCGCCTGCTCTCCAATCCTGACGACGACATCAGCTTGATCCGAATCATTAATGTGCCAAAACGAAGCATCGGAGACACAACCGTCGGCAAATTGCAGGCAGCTGCAGCAGAACGTGGAGTTTCAATTTTCCGTGTCCTTCAAGTTGTAGACGATTTGGGCTTTGCAGGACGTACGCGCAATGCGTTGGTAGAGTTTTACGATATGATCGAAGGTTTAAGTCGGATGGTAGACTACCTGTCGGTTACCGAGTTAACAGAAAAAATGCTGGAAACCACCCAATATCGCTTGGAGCTACAAAACGAGAATACACTCGAGTCGCGCTCACGTTTGGAGAATATTGATGAGTTCCTGTCGGTAACCATGGAATTTGAAAAAGGAGCGGAAGACAAGTCACTCGTCTCCTTCCTGACCGACCTTGCGCTGATTGCCGATATTGATTCCATGAATGACGATGAAGAAGAGCAAAGCGATGCGGTTGTATTGATGACCATGCATAGCGCCAAAGGATTGGAGTTTCCCATCGTATTTATTGTCGGTATGGAGGAGGGAGTATTCCCTCATAGTCGTGCCTTTCTGGATAACGAAGAGCTGGAGGAAGAGCGCAGATTGGCGTATGTCGGGATCACCCGTGCAGAGGAGCAACTGTTCCTTACATGCGCACAGATGCGCACTCTGTTTGGCCGCACCACAGCTAACCCGCCTTCCCGCTTTCTCGAAGAGATTCCGGACGAGTTAAAAGAGGATACGATCATCAAACGTGACCGCTACCGTCGTTCAGGCAATGTAGGCGGATCTTATGGTGGGCGCGGACTGAATAAAGGTAGTGGCAGCAACTTTGGTGGAGAACGCTCGTTTGATACGATGAGCCGTAGTGGTTCGTCCGCTTCCGCGTCACCCCGAGTAACAGTAACGACATCTTCATCCACGAAACCCACTCCGGCTGCTTCGGCAGGAGGCCCCTCCATTTTTGCTGCCGGAGACAAGGTACAGCATGGTAAATGGGGGATTGGAACTATTGTAGCTGTAAAAGGGACGGGCAATGATATGGAGCTTCAAATTGCTTTCCCGGCTCCAGTAGGGGTTAAACGACTGTTAGCTGGCTTTGCACCGATTACAAAAGTAGAATAA
- a CDS encoding heptaprenylglyceryl phosphate synthase gives MLEECVLADSIQSWRHVFKLDPDKELDDGALDAVCMSGTDAIMVGGSSGITYENTVDLLSRVRRYEVPCVLEVSDLEAVVPGFDLYMIPMVLNTTDSNWILGQHQRAIEQFGYMIPWDLLVAEGYIVLNGDSTVAKLTGADTSLGATSAASYAQIADKLMHLPIVYVEYSGAFGDMELVQIIHRSTERSRVLYGGGIVDKSTALQAAAVCDTIVVGNIIYRDLAKALETVAVKLEV, from the coding sequence ATGCTGGAGGAATGTGTGTTGGCAGATTCAATTCAATCATGGAGGCATGTGTTTAAGCTTGATCCTGACAAGGAACTGGATGATGGTGCGCTTGACGCTGTGTGTATGTCTGGTACGGATGCGATTATGGTAGGAGGTTCCTCAGGTATTACCTATGAAAATACGGTGGATTTGCTGTCGAGGGTTCGGCGTTATGAGGTGCCGTGCGTGCTTGAGGTGTCCGATCTGGAGGCTGTAGTGCCAGGGTTTGATCTATATATGATTCCTATGGTACTGAATACTACTGACAGTAATTGGATTCTAGGGCAGCACCAACGTGCGATTGAACAGTTTGGTTATATGATCCCGTGGGATTTGCTTGTGGCGGAAGGATATATTGTTTTGAACGGTGATTCTACGGTCGCTAAGCTTACCGGAGCAGATACTTCGCTGGGTGCTACATCAGCCGCCTCATATGCACAGATTGCTGACAAGCTCATGCATCTACCGATTGTATATGTGGAATATAGCGGTGCTTTTGGGGATATGGAGCTGGTGCAGATAATACATCGCAGTACGGAGCGCTCTCGTGTCCTATACGGGGGAGGTATCGTGGATAAATCTACCGCGTTACAAGCGGCTGCCGTTTGTGACACCATTGTAGTAGGGAACATCATTTATCGTGACTTGGCGAAAGCGCTGGAGACGGTAGCTGTGAAATTGGAAGTATAG
- a CDS encoding phosphatidylinositol-specific phospholipase C/glycerophosphodiester phosphodiesterase family protein, protein MKRLIVAVILLMLIGTFLLAYKGKSTEEHTGFTTHRVISHAMGAVDGLAYTNAREAFVENYKKGSRVFEVDLMFTSDGQLVARHEWTESFTEQMQQEHAVATEQGGKPWSYHQFKNTPIHGSYTPVDWKDVLDLLETYPDAYIVTDTKEQDPVQIKQLFAQLTRQAQEKNPELLSRIIPQIYNEEMLRTLRSIYPYPSVIYTLYATEDKDDQIIRFVQQNDITAVTLPENRVSGALVESLRQAGAVCYVNTINELKDAAEYEQMGVRGFYTDSLTEKELSERSWMYALRP, encoded by the coding sequence ATGAAACGATTGATTGTTGCGGTTATTCTTTTAATGTTAATCGGCACATTTTTACTGGCATACAAAGGAAAATCTACAGAAGAACATACTGGCTTTACCACGCACCGTGTGATTTCGCATGCCATGGGAGCCGTTGATGGTTTGGCCTATACTAATGCGCGTGAAGCGTTTGTGGAAAATTATAAAAAAGGCAGCCGCGTATTCGAGGTCGACCTGATGTTTACATCGGATGGACAATTGGTGGCGCGCCATGAATGGACAGAATCTTTTACAGAGCAAATGCAACAGGAACATGCAGTTGCTACGGAACAGGGCGGAAAACCTTGGAGCTATCATCAATTTAAGAACACCCCCATACACGGTTCCTATACCCCAGTAGATTGGAAGGATGTATTGGATTTATTGGAAACATACCCGGATGCTTATATTGTGACCGATACGAAAGAACAGGACCCTGTCCAAATCAAACAGTTGTTTGCGCAACTGACCCGTCAGGCACAGGAGAAAAACCCCGAGCTTTTGTCCCGTATTATTCCTCAAATTTATAATGAAGAAATGTTGCGAACGTTACGGAGTATTTATCCCTATCCATCCGTTATTTATACGCTCTATGCCACAGAAGATAAGGACGACCAGATCATTCGATTTGTACAACAAAATGATATAACGGCAGTAACTTTACCAGAGAATCGGGTGAGTGGTGCTTTAGTGGAAAGTTTGCGTCAGGCAGGGGCAGTGTGCTACGTAAATACCATTAATGAGTTGAAGGATGCGGCTGAGTATGAACAGATGGGTGTACGAGGTTTCTATACAGATAGTTTAACGGAAAAAGAACTTAGTGAACGCAGTTGGATGTATGCGCTACGACCATAA
- a CDS encoding undecaprenyl-phosphate glucose phosphotransferase encodes MIRRNQRFLTQLYIVADFAVIQLSFLIAWFFKFESEWITYKEPLPIQVYGGWSLIYGLIAVVLGMLFSLYSPKRKKRFADDVFRVTQIHIVGLFVLLSVMFFVKQIDISRSYLAIYMAGNVLLILFYRFFLKQVLKALRQKGYNKQFMLILGAGTLGQRFYHNLGQYPDLGYEVVGFLDDKRHWSEEEEAHFRPILGGLDQLEATLSRLMIDEVILALPLDAHDKYPKIINMCEKAGVRTLIIPDFFDYLPARPYFDNFAGMPMINVRDIPLDVAGNRLFKRLFDILFSLFAILLTSPIMLAVAIGVMITSRGPIIFKQERVGLNRRTFRMYKFRSMKVLPPGTEDTGWTTANDPRRTRFGTFIRKTSLDELPQFFNVLLGDMSVVGPRPERPYYVDQFREEIPKYMVKHHVRPGITGWAQSNGLRGDTSIEERIKHDIFYIENWSLLFDIKIIFRTIRNGFKNAY; translated from the coding sequence ATGATACGCAGAAATCAGCGTTTTTTAACCCAATTATATATTGTGGCGGATTTCGCGGTCATTCAGTTGTCCTTTCTGATCGCTTGGTTTTTCAAATTTGAAAGTGAATGGATCACCTATAAAGAACCGCTTCCTATTCAAGTATATGGAGGCTGGAGCTTAATCTACGGCCTGATTGCCGTAGTGCTGGGAATGCTATTCTCGCTCTATTCGCCCAAACGCAAAAAGCGGTTTGCAGACGACGTATTCCGAGTCACCCAGATTCATATCGTTGGGCTGTTCGTGCTGTTGAGTGTGATGTTTTTCGTGAAGCAAATCGACATTTCGCGGTCCTATCTGGCGATCTATATGGCTGGGAATGTGCTGCTTATTTTGTTTTACCGGTTCTTTTTGAAGCAAGTTCTTAAAGCTCTCCGTCAAAAAGGGTACAACAAGCAATTCATGCTTATTCTCGGAGCGGGCACTCTAGGCCAACGATTTTATCATAATCTTGGACAGTATCCTGATCTGGGTTACGAGGTCGTGGGCTTTCTGGATGATAAGCGGCATTGGAGTGAAGAGGAAGAAGCGCATTTCCGCCCGATTCTTGGAGGCTTAGATCAATTGGAGGCTACGCTGTCGCGTCTGATGATTGACGAGGTCATTCTGGCGTTGCCGCTGGATGCCCATGATAAGTACCCCAAGATTATCAACATGTGTGAAAAGGCTGGAGTGCGCACGCTTATAATCCCTGACTTTTTTGATTATTTGCCGGCTCGTCCGTACTTTGATAACTTTGCAGGTATGCCGATGATTAATGTACGGGATATTCCACTGGATGTGGCGGGGAATCGATTGTTTAAGCGTCTATTCGATATTTTATTCTCTTTATTCGCGATTCTTCTGACGTCTCCGATCATGCTGGCAGTGGCGATTGGTGTAATGATCACATCCAGAGGGCCCATCATTTTTAAGCAAGAGCGGGTGGGCTTGAATCGTCGCACCTTCCGAATGTACAAATTTCGTTCGATGAAGGTACTGCCTCCTGGAACTGAAGATACGGGTTGGACGACTGCTAATGACCCAAGACGCACACGTTTTGGTACTTTTATTCGTAAAACGAGTCTCGACGAGCTGCCGCAATTTTTCAACGTTCTGCTGGGTGATATGAGTGTCGTTGGTCCGCGCCCAGAACGACCCTATTATGTGGATCAGTTCCGTGAGGAAATTCCAAAATACATGGTGAAGCATCATGTTCGTCCTGGAATCACAGGCTGGGCACAGAGCAACGGGTTGCGTGGAGATACATCTATTGAGGAACGGATTAAACATGACATCTTCTATATTGAGAACTGGTCGCTCTTATTCGATATTAAAATTATTTTCCGCACGATTCGCAACGGTTTCAAGAACGCGTATTAA
- a CDS encoding glycosyltransferase family 2 protein, producing the protein MDVSILVVNYNTCRLTLDCLQSVYASKTQYRYEVIVIDNHSSDGSVEAIRAAYPDITLIANKDNTGFAKANNQGMEVASGRYVLLLNSDTLVQPDTLDTMIQFMDTHPEMGASGCKVILPDGSLDKACKRGFPTPSASFYYAFGWSKRYPDNPKYNQYQLGHLSPDDEYPVDVLVGAFMLVRRETIDQVGGLDETFFMYGEDIDWCYRIKQAGWGIYYYPRTYIIHIKGGSARRRPLKIIYEFHRAMWVFHRKHYKQQYSWITNMAVYAGITVKFGMAFLKNKLSAPVKPDSGEQSRTEVKA; encoded by the coding sequence ATGGATGTAAGCATACTGGTCGTCAACTATAACACGTGTCGATTGACGCTGGATTGTTTGCAGTCAGTGTATGCGTCAAAGACGCAGTATCGATATGAAGTGATTGTTATCGATAATCACTCCAGTGACGGGTCTGTTGAGGCTATTCGTGCTGCATACCCGGATATTACATTGATAGCTAATAAGGATAACACAGGTTTCGCCAAGGCGAACAATCAGGGGATGGAAGTAGCCAGCGGGCGTTATGTATTGCTGCTGAACTCCGATACGTTGGTGCAGCCGGATACGCTGGATACAATGATTCAGTTTATGGACACGCATCCGGAGATGGGGGCATCGGGCTGTAAGGTCATCTTGCCAGATGGCTCGCTAGATAAGGCTTGTAAGCGAGGATTTCCAACGCCGTCAGCTTCTTTTTACTACGCTTTCGGCTGGTCGAAGCGTTACCCGGATAACCCGAAGTACAATCAATATCAGCTTGGGCATCTAAGCCCGGACGATGAGTATCCTGTAGATGTACTGGTAGGTGCTTTTATGCTGGTGCGCCGGGAGACAATTGACCAGGTTGGGGGCTTGGACGAAACCTTTTTTATGTATGGTGAGGATATTGACTGGTGTTACCGGATTAAGCAAGCCGGGTGGGGCATTTACTACTACCCGCGCACATATATTATTCATATCAAAGGGGGCAGCGCTCGCCGTCGTCCTTTGAAAATTATTTATGAGTTTCATAGAGCTATGTGGGTATTTCATCGTAAGCATTATAAACAGCAATACAGTTGGATCACCAATATGGCTGTATATGCGGGAATTACCGTAAAATTTGGAATGGCCTTTCTAAAAAATAAGTTGTCCGCACCGGTCAAGCCGGACAGCGGGGAACAATCTCGTACTGAGGTGAAAGCATGA
- a CDS encoding putative holin-like toxin: MKPVTVFEALSLMLTFGALIVTLLEFNKRK, from the coding sequence GTGAAGCCTGTGACAGTGTTTGAGGCGCTCAGTTTAATGCTGACGTTCGGGGCGTTAATCGTCACACTGTTAGAGTTTAACAAACGAAAATAG
- a CDS encoding glycosyltransferase family 2 protein, producing the protein MPNKLAQAVAHLRIQDESRPLMYCSATQMVSQILEPLKVWPAYIPRPVSFYNALIENVCVGCTMVINKETLKLVKKRIPTSLDNIIMHDWWIYLCTSSFGEVVFDPDPYIWYRQHQNNVLGGSTDGWVSKWRKRLSRFAKGKNRYILSKQAQQFIQLYGQDMSPQMYKDMDQFLDSYQKGVFSRMKYIWQSPFYRQSRLDNWIYKLVFVLRKL; encoded by the coding sequence ATGCCGAATAAACTTGCTCAGGCTGTGGCTCATCTCAGGATTCAGGATGAGAGCCGACCGCTGATGTACTGTTCTGCTACTCAAATGGTCTCTCAAATATTGGAACCACTCAAAGTATGGCCAGCTTACATCCCCCGACCTGTATCCTTCTATAATGCTCTCATTGAGAATGTATGTGTAGGTTGTACCATGGTGATCAATAAAGAAACACTCAAGCTCGTGAAAAAGAGAATTCCGACTTCTTTGGATAATATTATCATGCATGACTGGTGGATTTACTTATGCACTTCCTCTTTTGGTGAGGTTGTTTTTGACCCCGATCCGTACATTTGGTATCGGCAGCATCAAAACAATGTGCTGGGAGGTTCTACGGATGGCTGGGTTAGCAAGTGGAGGAAAAGACTAAGTAGATTTGCAAAAGGAAAAAATCGCTATATTTTAAGCAAACAAGCCCAACAATTTATTCAACTTTATGGACAAGACATGTCCCCTCAAATGTATAAAGATATGGATCAATTCCTGGACAGCTACCAAAAGGGTGTGTTTTCTCGTATGAAATATATTTGGCAGTCTCCATTTTACAGGCAGTCACGGTTGGACAACTGGATTTATAAGTTGGTTTTTGTATTGAGGAAGTTATAG
- the rfbD gene encoding dTDP-4-dehydrorhamnose reductase, with product MKVLVTGASGQLGKDVVKVFQEQGHDVLGYDREQLDITDLEQAVKIVEQYQPDAVIHCAAYTAVDAAETDVDGAYQVNAAGTRNMAMAAEKVGAKLVYISTDYVFDGTAKQPYHEYDNTNPQSIYGKSKRAGEVLTQTLSSRYFIVRTSWVYGLHGNNFVKTMLKLGQEKPLLQVVNDQKGSPTYTVDLARFLAELIQTEKYGVYHASNSGSCTWYEFTQAILQDAAEILDAKITAKLEPCSTEQFPRPAARPRNSVMEHIAIRTNGLNDLRDWREGLRDFLQECLSTSE from the coding sequence ATGAAGGTATTGGTTACTGGAGCATCCGGTCAACTTGGTAAAGATGTAGTAAAGGTTTTTCAGGAGCAAGGACATGATGTTCTTGGATACGATCGGGAACAGCTGGATATCACGGATTTGGAGCAGGCTGTGAAGATCGTGGAACAGTACCAACCTGATGCCGTAATTCACTGTGCAGCGTATACGGCTGTGGATGCAGCGGAGACCGATGTAGACGGGGCTTATCAAGTCAACGCGGCAGGTACACGTAATATGGCAATGGCTGCGGAAAAGGTTGGAGCCAAGCTGGTTTATATCAGCACAGATTATGTGTTCGATGGAACGGCAAAACAGCCATATCATGAGTACGATAATACCAATCCGCAGAGTATCTACGGAAAGTCCAAACGGGCGGGGGAGGTATTGACCCAAACACTTTCCTCTAGGTATTTTATTGTTCGTACATCTTGGGTATATGGATTGCACGGGAACAATTTTGTCAAAACGATGCTGAAGCTTGGACAGGAGAAGCCGCTCCTCCAGGTAGTGAATGATCAGAAGGGTTCACCTACCTATACGGTGGATCTGGCACGTTTTTTGGCGGAATTGATTCAAACGGAGAAGTACGGCGTATACCATGCATCCAATAGCGGCTCCTGTACCTGGTATGAATTTACGCAAGCTATTTTACAGGATGCGGCGGAAATATTAGATGCCAAGATCACAGCGAAATTGGAACCATGCAGCACAGAGCAATTCCCCAGACCAGCAGCGCGGCCACGTAACTCTGTTATGGAGCATATAGCGATCCGAACCAATGGATTGAATGATTTGCGCGACTGGCGTGAGGGATTGCGTGATTTTTTGCAGGAGTGTCTTAGTACATCCGAGTAA